Proteins encoded by one window of Cloeon dipterum chromosome 2, ieCloDipt1.1, whole genome shotgun sequence:
- the LOC135936588 gene encoding serine proteinase stubble-like — MEDKRKRRAPGVQRKLVSSLITHPKYDPKEFNSDVGLVILNEKIIITNHVRPICLWNDDSDLARVAGTEATAVGFGLADNYTLPDKLQEARLPIRAHTECYLSSRRFFEKYLRPGVNFCAGYTNRTTTCNGDSGGSLSVKKDGRWFIRGIVSFGIAKKVMFEGEEIPLCHPDHYSLFADVASYMDWIVDNTPEISFRN; from the exons ATGGaagataaaagaaaaagaagagctcCTGGTGTCcagagaaaattg GTTAGCAGTCTGATCACGCACCCGAAATATGACCCTAAGGAGTTCAACAGTGACGTCGGACTCGTGATTTtgaacgaaaaaattattataaccAACCACGTCCGACCGATTTGTCTGTGGAACGACGACTCTGACTTAGCTCGCGTGGCTGGAACTGAAGCTACG GCGGTTGGGTTTGGGCTTGCTGACAACTACACGTTGCCAGATAAATTGCAAGAGGCTCGACTTCCGATTAGAGCTCACACAGAGTGCTACTTGTCAAGCAGAAggttttttgagaaatatttgcgGCCGGGAGTCAACTTTTGTGCAGGCTACACGAACA gAACGACCACCTGCAATGGTGACAGCGGAGGCAGCCTTTCCGTGAAAAAAGACGGCCGTTGGTTCATCAGGGGAATTGTCAGCTTTGGAATTgcgaaaaaggtgatgtttgaGGGCGAAGAAATACCGTTGTGTCACCCAGACCACTATTCTTTGTTCGCTGACGTCGCGAGTTACATGGACTGGATCGTGGACAACACGCCGGAAATTTCATTCCGTAACTAA